One window of Pseudobacteriovorax antillogorgiicola genomic DNA carries:
- a CDS encoding CBS domain-containing protein, translating to MLTSKEIMTKNITYINPDLDVEKAGEYLIQKGLSSVPVVVDQGPRLKLVGFLSEADLLNFCSNQVYFDQPNMTVKDLMRNHPYCVGEDVEIFELARIFMDTKYRLLPVLDAQGYLVGVVRRRVVLDKILKLIKAEDSHLLNRVQKKDLHQLVNHRFIVG from the coding sequence ATGCTTACATCTAAAGAGATCATGACGAAAAACATTACCTACATAAATCCTGACCTAGACGTGGAGAAAGCTGGTGAATACCTAATTCAAAAAGGCTTGTCTAGTGTTCCAGTAGTCGTGGATCAAGGACCTCGATTGAAGCTTGTAGGCTTTTTATCTGAGGCTGACCTTCTTAACTTTTGCTCCAATCAAGTGTACTTCGACCAACCTAACATGACCGTAAAAGACCTCATGCGCAATCACCCTTACTGCGTTGGTGAAGATGTAGAGATCTTCGAACTAGCTAGGATTTTCATGGACACCAAATACCGTCTCTTACCCGTTCTGGATGCTCAAGGTTATTTAGTGGGAGTGGTTCGTCGACGGGTAGTCCTCGACAAAATTTTAAAGCTGATCAAAGCAGAGGATAGCCATCTACTCAATCGTGTTCAGAAGAAGGATCTTCATCAACTGGTCAACCATCGATTTATCGTGGGCTAG
- a CDS encoding zf-TFIIB domain-containing protein, translated as MELRKPHTQTEEEYFFLLNRDLIRKQREYLDEVRKNKEHLSEQKLHWMKCPKCGCQLEERELAGVMIDQCESCLGVYLDKGELDLILTAKKPEGFLARLRTYLSKDLATEAM; from the coding sequence ATGGAACTTAGAAAGCCTCATACTCAAACGGAAGAAGAGTACTTTTTCCTTCTAAATAGGGACTTAATCCGTAAGCAACGGGAATACCTGGACGAGGTGCGGAAAAACAAGGAACATCTTTCAGAGCAAAAGCTGCACTGGATGAAGTGTCCAAAATGTGGCTGTCAGCTGGAAGAACGCGAACTAGCTGGAGTTATGATTGACCAGTGTGAGAGCTGCCTAGGAGTCTACCTTGACAAAGGTGAACTCGACCTTATACTCACGGCCAAGAAGCCAGAAGGCTTCTTGGCTCGCTTAAGAACATATCTTTCCAAAGACCTTGCCACGGAAGCGATGTAG